A single genomic interval of Cydia strobilella chromosome 3, ilCydStro3.1, whole genome shotgun sequence harbors:
- the LOC134755720 gene encoding uncharacterized protein LOC134755720, with product MNTLSAKLKDFFLNLKTDAVPRPPRNRPVEQETRPEENNENYDPYNEEPEVIVIEEPDDDLKKEKNKKSKPKNYFSKEETKEGKPYKQEKRKSDCIVNTQATGPVINIVKSKDVRWGDDYYMGSAKPPTKKNIDPEEEEVEKCNLITLLMESKQKPIQHEYMDQISGNLGKNWYGLFISLGFLKGKIETMEINTRDYGVTEARYKLLLDWTNNDEDGTLGGLTKTLWDHGDRALVKQLAIMYNKNKNK from the exons ATGAACACTTTGAGTGCTAAATTAAAGGATTTTTTCCTGAATCTGAAAACTGATGCCGTGCCGCGGCCCCCGAGGAATCGGCCAGTAGAACAGGAAACGCGACCAGAGGAAAACAATGAAAACTACGACCCATATAATGAGGAACCTGAAGTTATTGTCATTGAGGAACCGGACGATGATTTGAAGAAAGAGAAAAATAAGAAATCGAAACCCAAGAATTACTTTTCCAAAGAGGAAACTAAAGAAGGAAAACCCTATAAACAGGAGAAAAGGAAAAGTGACTGCATAGTTAACACACAAG caACGGGTCCTGTGATTAACATAGTGAAATCCAAAGATGTCCGTTGGGGAGATGACTACTATATGGGCTCAGCTAAACCACCCACTAAGAAGAACATTGACCCTGAAGAGGAGGAGGTGGAGAAATGTAATCTTATCACTTTACTCATGGAGAGTAAGCAAAAA cccATACAACATGAGTACATGGACCAGATATCGGGGAATTTGGGCAAGAACTGGTATGGTCTGTTCATATCGCTGGGCTTCCTGAAGGGAAAGATTGAGACCATGGAGATTAATACACGCGATTATGGGGTCACAGAG GCGCGCTACAAGTTGCTGCTGGATTGGACCAACAACGATGAGGACGGCACGCTCGGAGGCTTGACTAAGACGCTCTGGGACCACGGAGATCGAGCGCTCGTGAAGCAACTCGCCATAATGTACAACAAAAACAAGAACAAGTAA